The Salvia miltiorrhiza cultivar Shanhuang (shh) chromosome 1, IMPLAD_Smil_shh, whole genome shotgun sequence genome has a window encoding:
- the LOC131006232 gene encoding cytochrome P450 77A2-like yields MASLSPSSLSPYYHLIFTAFAFLVSGLIFLLSRKSPSKQLRLPPGPPGYPVVGNLFQVARSGKPFFQYVRELIPKYGPIVTLKMGTRTMIIISSADLVYEALNSKGQVFASRPRENPTRTIFSCDKFTVNAALYGGVWRSLRRNMVQNMLSATRLKEFRNARELAMDRMIERLKSEAAENGGAVWVLKNARFAVFCILLSMCFGIEMDEKLIEKVDELMKAVLIVLDPRLDDYLPILSPFFSKQRKRVWEVRNEQIQTLVPLIEKRRRAIQSPGSDPTAASFSYLDTLFDLKVEGRKSAPSDAEIVTLCSEFLNGGTDTTATAIEWAVGRMIENPGIQTRIRDEIRATVGDRKVDEKDVEKMPYLNAVVKELLRKHPPTYFSLTHAVTEPAKLAGYDIPTDANVENFLPGISDDPKLWSDPEKFDPDRFFLGREEADITGVSGVKMIPFGMGRRICPGLNMATVHVHLMLARMVQEFGWAGYPDEGKVDFSEKLEFTVVMKNSLRAKITPRA; encoded by the coding sequence ATGGCTTCTCTCTCCCCCTCCTCTCTCTCCCCTTACTACCACCTCATCTTCACCGCCTTCGCCTTCCTCGTCTCCGGCCTCATCTTCCTCCTCTCCCGCAAATCCCCCTCCAAGCAGCTCCGCCTCCCCCCGGGCCCCCCCGGCTACCCCGTCGTCGGCAACCTCTTCCAAGTCGCCCGCTCCGGCAAGCCCTTCTTCCAATACGTCCGCGAACTCATCCCCAAATACGGCCCCATCGTAACCCTAAAAATGGGGACCAGAACTATGATCATCATCAGCAGCGCCGATTTGGTCTACGAGGCCTTGAATTCGAAGGGGCAGGTCTTCGCCAGCCGCCCCCGGGAGAATCCGACGCGCACGATCTTCAGCTGCGACAAATTCACCGTCAACGCCGCCCTCTACGGCGGCGTGTGGCGGTCCCTCCGCCGCAACATGGTGCAGAACATGCTCAGCGCCACCCGGCTGAAGGAATTCCGAAACGCGCGTGAGCTGGCCATGGATCGCATGATCGAGCGGCTGAAATCCGAGGCGGCGGAGAACGGCGGCGCCGTCTGGGTGCTGAAAAACGCGAGGTTCGCCGTCTTCTGCATCCTCCTCTCGATGTGCTTCGGGATCGAAATGGACGAGAAATTGATCGAGAAAGTTGATGAATTGATGAAAGCCGTGCTCATCGTGCTCGATCCGAGGCTGGACGACTATCTCCCGATCCTAAGCCCGTTCTTCTCGAAGCAGAGGAAGAGGGTTTGGGAGGTTCGCAACGAGCAGATCCAAACCCTCGTTCCTCTGATCGAGAAGCGCCGCCGCGCGATCCAGAGCCCCGGCTCGGATCCCACGGCGGCCTCATTTTCTTATCTAGACACTCTCTTCGACTTGAAAGTCGAAGGGAGGAAGTCGGCTCCGAGCGACGCGGAGATCGTGACGCTCTGCTCGGAGTTTCTCAACGGCGGGACCGacaccaccgccaccgccatCGAGTGGGCGGTGGGGCGGATGATTGAGAACCCGGGGATCCAGACCCGGATCCGGGACGAGATCCGGGCGACCGTCGGGGACCGGAAGGTCGACGAGAAGGACGTCGAGAAAATGCCGTACCTAAACGCCGTCGTAAAGGAGCTCCTGCGGAAGCACCCGCCGACGTACTTCTCGTTGACCCACGCGGTGACCGAACCCGCGAAGTTGGCGGGTTACGACATACCGACGGATGCGAATGTGGAGAATTTTCTACCGGGTATCTCGGACGACCCGAAGCTGTGGTCCGACCCGGAGAAGTTCGACCCGGACCGGTTCTTCCTCGGGCGGGAGGAGGCGGATATAACGGGCGTGAGCGGGGTGAAGATGATACCGTTTGGAATGGGTCGGAGGATTTGCCCCGGTTTGAATATGGCGACGGTGCATGTGCATTTGATGCTGGCCCGGATGGTGCAGGAATTCGGGTGGGCGGGTTACCCGGATGAGGGGAAAGTGGATTTTAGTGAGAAGCTGGAGTTTACTGTGGTGATGAAGAATAGTTTGAGGGCTAAGATCACACCGAGGGCATAA